From Funiculus sociatus GB2-C1, the proteins below share one genomic window:
- a CDS encoding BON domain-containing protein: MKKLTTLLLSGVLIFSAAACNDTASTNADAPETTATTGQTPAADAAKEGQQDATSDVRKDQLNSDIRAAEQRNNVTGGDAERTDGDLQGEVRSKLEANLPASFLTVAAEEGIVTISGTVPTQEQFAKIEPLAKEIKGVKSVTNKATVAPAKPKGQ; the protein is encoded by the coding sequence ATGAAAAAACTTACCACACTTCTACTCAGCGGCGTTTTGATTTTTAGTGCTGCTGCTTGTAACGATACAGCTAGCACTAATGCTGATGCTCCTGAAACTACCGCAACAACGGGTCAAACCCCCGCAGCCGATGCAGCTAAAGAGGGCCAACAAGACGCAACTAGCGACGTTCGCAAAGATCAACTCAATTCTGATATTCGGGCGGCGGAGCAGCGAAACAATGTTACCGGAGGCGACGCAGAAAGAACTGATGGGGATTTGCAAGGCGAGGTTCGCAGTAAATTGGAAGCTAACCTACCAGCTAGTTTTCTGACAGTTGCTGCTGAAGAGGGCATTGTCACTATCTCCGGAACCGTTCCTACCCAAGAACAATTCGCTAAAATTGAACCTTTGGCAAAAGAAATTAAAGGTGTCAAGAGCGTAACTAACAAAGCAACCGTTGCTCCCGCTAAACCAAAGGGTCAATAA
- the bioF gene encoding 8-amino-7-oxononanoate synthase — protein sequence MPTDPYAWIEPSLATIHQANWYRSVQTIQSRPGATVVLEGREVINFASNDYLGLAGDERLIEAAVGATKEFGTGATGSRLISGHRQLHRELESAIASLKQTEDAIVFSSGYLASLGAIAALVGGRDLILSDQYNHSSLKNGAILSGATVIDYPHCDVADLKNKLHQHRQQYRRCLIITDSVFSMDGDLCQIPYLLDLAEEFSCMLLVDEAHATGVLGKTGAGCVEHFGCSDRTLIQIGTLSKALGSLGGYVAGNAALIDFLRNRAPSWIYTTGLSPADTAAALAAVKIVQQEPLRRARLWRNVGILKNLLQLPNLKLLPSESSILCLQLKNAAEALKMGQKLKDAGIFAPAIRPPTVPTSRIRMTVMANHEPVHFQRLVKALMEG from the coding sequence ATGCCTACTGACCCTTATGCTTGGATAGAACCATCTCTCGCCACGATTCATCAGGCTAACTGGTATCGTTCAGTTCAGACTATCCAAAGTCGTCCTGGTGCGACGGTGGTGTTGGAGGGACGAGAAGTTATCAATTTTGCTAGTAATGATTATCTGGGTTTGGCGGGAGATGAGCGTTTAATTGAAGCTGCTGTTGGCGCTACAAAGGAATTTGGTACGGGTGCGACAGGTTCTAGATTAATTAGTGGTCATCGCCAATTGCATCGAGAACTCGAAAGCGCGATCGCATCCCTCAAACAAACCGAAGACGCTATAGTATTTAGTTCTGGTTATCTGGCTTCTTTAGGCGCGATCGCTGCTTTAGTTGGCGGTCGCGATTTAATTCTATCTGACCAGTACAATCACTCTAGTCTCAAAAATGGGGCGATTCTTAGCGGTGCCACTGTCATCGACTACCCGCACTGCGATGTTGCGGATTTAAAAAACAAGCTACATCAACACCGACAACAATATCGCCGCTGCTTGATTATTACTGATAGCGTCTTCAGCATGGATGGGGATTTATGTCAAATCCCATATTTGTTGGATTTAGCGGAAGAATTTAGCTGTATGCTGCTGGTAGATGAAGCTCACGCCACGGGAGTTTTAGGAAAAACGGGCGCTGGGTGTGTGGAGCATTTTGGCTGTAGCGATCGCACTTTAATTCAAATCGGCACCCTGAGCAAAGCTTTAGGCAGTTTGGGCGGATATGTAGCTGGGAACGCTGCTTTGATTGACTTTTTGCGGAATCGCGCCCCTAGTTGGATTTATACTACTGGTCTTTCGCCCGCGGATACAGCTGCGGCTTTGGCAGCAGTTAAAATTGTTCAACAAGAGCCGCTCCGCCGCGCCCGATTGTGGCGTAATGTTGGTATTCTTAAGAATCTGCTGCAATTACCAAACCTGAAATTATTGCCTTCAGAGTCTTCTATCCTCTGCTTGCAATTAAAAAATGCCGCAGAAGCTTTGAAAATGGGACAAAAACTAAAAGATGCCGGAATTTTTGCTCCTGCTATTCGCCCTCCTACTGTTCCCACGAGTCGGATTCGGATGACGGTTATGGCTAATCACGAACCTGTCCACTTTCAGCGGTTGGTGAAAGCTTTGATGGAAGGATAA
- a CDS encoding Uma2 family endonuclease, which translates to MVLSGQSDIPTIPPCDLWSEEPPLESDRHLRQLILLLICLERLWQNRNDFHVGANQSIYFSLRQIRSQDFRGPDFYVVLNTERRERKSWAVWEEDGKYPNFILEILSDTTAKNDRGLKKQLYQDVFRTPEYFWFDPYSLEFAGFKLNYGTYEEIPLQEQGWRWSEELQLFLGIVGQQLRFLTPEGEVVPTPQEAETQERQRAEQAQARAERLVRQLRELGVEPEDL; encoded by the coding sequence ATGGTACTTAGTGGTCAATCCGACATCCCGACAATCCCGCCATGCGACCTTTGGAGCGAGGAGCCGCCATTGGAGAGCGATCGCCATCTTAGACAGCTAATTTTACTCTTAATTTGCTTAGAGCGGTTGTGGCAAAACCGAAATGATTTTCATGTCGGTGCTAACCAGAGTATTTATTTCAGCCTGCGTCAAATTAGATCGCAAGACTTTAGAGGGCCAGACTTTTATGTGGTTCTCAACACAGAACGCAGAGAGCGTAAAAGTTGGGCGGTCTGGGAAGAAGACGGCAAGTATCCCAATTTTATTTTAGAAATTCTTTCGGACACGACAGCTAAGAACGACCGAGGCTTGAAAAAGCAATTGTATCAAGATGTTTTTCGCACACCTGAGTATTTTTGGTTTGACCCCTACAGTTTAGAGTTTGCCGGGTTCAAACTCAACTACGGTACTTATGAAGAGATTCCTCTTCAGGAACAGGGATGGCGCTGGAGTGAGGAGTTACAGTTGTTTTTGGGCATTGTGGGACAACAGTTAAGGTTCTTGACGCCTGAAGGGGAAGTGGTTCCTACTCCGCAAGAAGCTGAAACACAAGAAAGGCAACGGGCAGAACAGGCACAAGCACGCGCAGAACGTCTGGTTCGTCAGCTGCGAGAATTAGGTGTGGAGCCAGAAGATTTGTAA
- a CDS encoding DUF1823 family protein has translation MSNLPPLNTETIWAILNEEIDDSTVNHLVWHCLGYRYDVAQNWDNSGVAPEWRDEYPQPPNFIESRPATVKLTRSIPPENKQLLKEKLGFKGYKVGEFGPRQTRRATAANWLLSYMQSKL, from the coding sequence ATGTCTAACTTGCCGCCGCTTAACACCGAAACGATTTGGGCTATTCTGAACGAGGAAATAGATGATTCCACAGTGAATCATTTGGTTTGGCATTGTTTGGGTTATCGCTACGATGTTGCCCAAAATTGGGATAATAGCGGTGTTGCACCAGAATGGCGGGATGAATATCCGCAGCCGCCTAATTTTATTGAAAGTCGCCCGGCAACAGTAAAACTGACTCGTTCCATTCCTCCAGAAAACAAGCAGCTTTTAAAAGAAAAGCTGGGTTTTAAAGGTTATAAAGTAGGTGAATTTGGCCCAAGACAGACTCGTAGAGCGACGGCTGCGAACTGGTTGTTAAGCTATATGCAAAGCAAACTGTAA
- a CDS encoding ATP-binding protein, producing MTKKLYNGRDRQTLFILGKLSVPVLTTYLHLDEINTVREINAAVVNVSGRQRMLSQRTALFALRLVCTKDKQAQKELRSGLLADLDLMERSHKGLIEGDRDLKLPGHPSPTVQSMYFAAPLNLDQQVRQYIDQARAIARSSSEELTPDNPHLCYILTESSKNLVEALDAVVNQYQKESDTEQLAIHIYQAQLYEKSCAVTTQAVSQAKKLEQALKELQQAQSQLVEKEKMSNLGCLVAGVAHEINNPVSFIYGNLNYATDYIQNLLDLLKVYEEEYPKPSVVLQEKIDEIDLEFLKEDLPKVMYSMEVGAKRIHQIVRSLRNFSRTDEELIQVVDIHEGIDNTLLILQNRLKAHGDNEGIEIVKEYGNLPLIECYSGQINQVLMNLIGNAIDELESISSDVCSYPKKITISTGVCQRDTILLRIADNGHGMTEDVKARLFEPFFTTKPVGKGTGLGLSISYQIVVEKHQGSIECISQPGEGTEFIIEIPVVQRQQEEITNELESVA from the coding sequence ATGACAAAAAAACTTTATAATGGTAGAGATCGTCAGACCTTATTTATTTTAGGAAAATTGTCGGTACCTGTCTTGACTACTTATTTACACTTAGACGAAATCAATACAGTGCGGGAAATTAATGCGGCGGTTGTCAATGTTAGCGGTCGTCAACGTATGCTATCCCAACGGACTGCACTGTTCGCCTTAAGGCTGGTATGTACAAAAGATAAGCAAGCGCAGAAAGAATTGCGCTCAGGGTTGCTAGCCGATTTAGATTTGATGGAAAGGTCACACAAAGGTTTAATTGAAGGCGATCGCGATCTGAAATTACCCGGTCATCCTTCGCCAACAGTCCAATCTATGTACTTTGCGGCACCTTTAAATTTAGATCAGCAGGTACGGCAATATATCGACCAAGCTAGAGCGATCGCTCGAAGCAGCAGTGAGGAACTAACACCAGATAATCCCCATTTATGCTACATTCTCACCGAGTCTTCAAAAAACCTAGTTGAAGCCTTGGATGCCGTAGTGAACCAGTATCAAAAAGAAAGTGATACTGAACAACTGGCAATTCACATTTATCAAGCTCAATTATATGAAAAAAGTTGTGCCGTTACTACCCAAGCAGTTAGTCAGGCAAAGAAATTAGAGCAAGCTTTGAAAGAACTGCAACAAGCTCAATCCCAGCTAGTTGAAAAAGAAAAAATGTCTAATTTGGGATGTCTGGTAGCGGGTGTAGCTCACGAAATTAATAATCCTGTCAGTTTTATTTACGGTAACCTCAATTACGCAACTGACTATATCCAAAATTTGCTCGATCTGCTCAAGGTTTATGAGGAAGAATATCCTAAACCCAGTGTCGTGCTGCAAGAGAAAATTGACGAAATAGACCTGGAATTTTTGAAAGAAGACTTGCCAAAAGTCATGTACTCAATGGAAGTCGGAGCAAAGCGCATTCATCAGATTGTACGTAGCTTGCGAAATTTTTCTCGTACTGATGAAGAACTTATTCAGGTTGTGGATATTCACGAAGGGATTGATAATACTCTGTTAATTTTGCAAAACAGGCTGAAAGCGCATGGTGACAACGAAGGAATTGAAATTGTAAAAGAGTACGGGAATTTGCCTTTAATTGAATGTTATTCGGGGCAAATAAATCAGGTACTTATGAATTTAATTGGTAACGCTATTGATGAATTAGAAAGTATCAGCAGTGACGTTTGCAGCTATCCTAAAAAGATAACAATTTCTACAGGAGTTTGCCAGCGCGATACTATCCTTCTCAGGATTGCTGATAACGGACACGGGATGACGGAAGACGTAAAAGCAAGATTATTTGAACCATTTTTTACCACAAAACCAGTTGGTAAAGGCACCGGATTAGGTTTATCAATCAGTTATCAGATAGTGGTAGAAAAACACCAAGGGTCAATTGAGTGTATCTCGCAACCCGGAGAAGGAACTGAGTTTATTATTGAAATTCCAGTAGTTCAACGCCAACAAGAAGAAATTACTAACGAGTTGGAATCAGTGGCATAA
- a CDS encoding DUF3352 domain-containing protein: MKQRSFFYALAAGVLVLLLIGAGGFYWLRSPSPLAMMSGGQMTPSAAMFVPKQAPVMVSLLVNPDRLEEGVRQAVDRSGNRGRSRVELDQVKQSLLANTDLDYQKDIQPWLGDEITFSVTSLDFDRTSQNGEQRGLLLIATSKNPQRSNEFVDLFWQKQSSEGASLEFEQYKGVKLIYTQGKEKSVASAVVGDRFVLFANNPKVLRAAINNVQAPDLSLSEDPAYQKALENITGSKIGLTYINLPRLAKLLGNKSESSITQKYETLAIALEINRQGLLAQTALQGTAGSDTTMAPTVSQAVGALQYLPEQIAIAAAGTHLDQLRELSSTQKSDDTLSQLINQPLADLQTRWGIDVEQDIFSWVQGEYALGILPRSDRSPDWIFVAESAENTAQAGINHLDDVAKQQGLSVSSFTLENHPIFAWTKLTTVPPSKESKEQNSVRLEAKVQGVRASIGKYEIFTTSIEAMDQALKAPENSLLKSDNFQTNIASLPQPNNGYLYLNWVSSQPILERQLPIVRVVELFAKPLFNQLNSLTFSSYGTDAGVQRSKVFFRLGADTKG, translated from the coding sequence ATGAAGCAACGCTCATTTTTTTACGCTTTAGCAGCTGGCGTTTTAGTGCTGCTGTTGATTGGTGCTGGTGGCTTTTACTGGTTAAGATCGCCAAGTCCCCTCGCCATGATGTCGGGCGGACAGATGACGCCATCTGCCGCGATGTTTGTGCCGAAACAGGCACCAGTCATGGTGTCATTGCTGGTGAATCCAGATCGCTTGGAGGAGGGGGTTCGGCAGGCTGTGGATCGTTCGGGGAACCGTGGGCGATCGCGTGTCGAACTAGACCAAGTTAAACAAAGTTTACTGGCTAACACCGATCTCGATTACCAGAAAGATATCCAGCCTTGGCTGGGAGATGAAATTACTTTTTCCGTCACCAGCTTAGATTTTGACCGTACAAGCCAAAATGGGGAACAACGGGGACTGCTGCTGATTGCAACTAGCAAAAACCCGCAACGCAGCAACGAGTTTGTAGATTTGTTCTGGCAGAAGCAATCTAGCGAAGGCGCTTCTTTGGAGTTTGAACAATACAAAGGTGTAAAGCTGATTTACACGCAAGGAAAAGAAAAATCTGTTGCTAGTGCAGTAGTAGGCGATCGCTTTGTGCTTTTTGCTAATAATCCCAAAGTGCTGCGCGCAGCTATTAACAATGTTCAAGCCCCCGATCTGAGTTTGAGTGAAGATCCTGCCTATCAGAAGGCTTTGGAGAACATTACTGGCTCGAAGATTGGGCTAACTTATATCAATCTCCCCAGATTGGCTAAGTTGCTAGGTAACAAATCAGAGTCATCGATTACCCAGAAGTATGAAACTCTAGCGATCGCGCTCGAAATTAACCGCCAAGGATTGCTGGCGCAAACCGCTCTGCAAGGAACTGCCGGGTCAGACACAACTATGGCTCCTACAGTATCTCAAGCAGTCGGAGCATTGCAGTATCTTCCAGAACAAATAGCGATCGCTGCTGCTGGCACCCATCTTGATCAATTGCGAGAACTATCATCTACACAGAAGAGCGACGATACCCTCTCCCAACTGATCAATCAACCCTTAGCTGATCTACAAACTCGTTGGGGCATTGATGTGGAGCAAGATATCTTCAGCTGGGTACAAGGTGAGTATGCTTTGGGAATACTGCCTCGGAGCGATCGCAGTCCAGATTGGATTTTTGTCGCCGAATCAGCAGAAAACACAGCTCAGGCGGGAATTAACCATTTAGACGACGTTGCCAAGCAGCAGGGACTAAGCGTTAGCTCTTTTACCCTAGAAAATCATCCCATCTTTGCCTGGACAAAACTAACAACCGTTCCCCCAAGCAAAGAAAGTAAAGAGCAAAATTCTGTAAGATTAGAGGCAAAAGTTCAAGGTGTCCGCGCCAGCATAGGCAAATATGAGATTTTCACCACTTCCATTGAGGCGATGGATCAAGCCCTCAAAGCTCCGGAAAATTCTCTGCTAAAAAGTGATAATTTCCAGACAAATATCGCTTCTTTACCTCAACCTAATAATGGCTACTTGTATCTAAACTGGGTATCAAGTCAGCCGATTTTAGAGCGTCAGTTGCCAATTGTCAGGGTGGTGGAGCTGTTTGCTAAACCTTTGTTTAACCAGCTTAATTCCCTCACCTTTAGTAGCTACGGTACTGACGCTGGCGTTCAACGCAGCAAGGTATTCTTCCGCTTAGGCGCTGATACTAAAGGCTAG
- a CDS encoding rhodanese-like domain-containing protein encodes MSAQSYPRQISQISVEELKKRLCDAHEGLQLVDVREPSEVAIASIEGFEILPLSEFTEWSDEIPTRFDPGAETLVMCHHGIRSAQMCQWLQSQGFTNVKNIAGGIDAYSLLVDSTIPRY; translated from the coding sequence ATGTCAGCTCAATCTTATCCCCGACAGATTTCCCAGATTAGTGTAGAAGAACTCAAAAAGCGTCTGTGTGATGCCCATGAGGGTTTACAACTGGTGGATGTGCGAGAGCCTTCTGAAGTAGCGATCGCCAGCATTGAGGGGTTTGAAATCCTCCCTCTGTCGGAGTTTACCGAATGGTCTGATGAAATCCCCACCCGCTTCGATCCCGGCGCGGAGACGCTAGTAATGTGCCATCACGGTATCCGTTCGGCTCAGATGTGTCAGTGGTTACAAAGTCAAGGCTTTACCAATGTTAAAAATATTGCAGGTGGTATCGATGCTTACTCACTTCTGGTAGATTCCACAATTCCCCGGTATTAA
- the hrcA gene encoding heat-inducible transcriptional repressor HrcA, whose protein sequence is MSKQVKLTDRQQRILWATVRHYIATAEPVGSKALVEEYNLSVSPATIRNAMGALEKAGLLYQPHTSAGRVPSDSGYRIYVDQLIKPSEVLGRQVEELFTKNLNLEDGSFEALLRGAAQILTTLSGYITLITMPQNRTTHLRHLQLVQVEPGRVMLIVVTDAYETTSVLMELPPLASEDTEPDTEIVERELQILSNFLNSQLRGRSLVELVALDWSELGREFQRYADTLRSLVSDLIRRTTKPASTQIMIRGVAEVLRQPEFSELQQIQMLMHLLEEEQDKLGPLIFELPTPEIQGVTNLPQGSRVTVRIGSENPLEPMRTCTLISATYRQGSVPVGSVGVLGPTRMVYENAIALVEAAADYLSDALTQTA, encoded by the coding sequence ATGTCTAAACAAGTAAAATTAACTGATCGGCAACAACGTATTCTTTGGGCAACAGTTCGTCATTATATAGCGACGGCAGAGCCTGTAGGCTCAAAAGCATTGGTAGAAGAATATAATCTCAGCGTCAGCCCAGCAACTATTCGCAATGCGATGGGTGCTTTAGAAAAAGCTGGATTACTCTATCAACCCCATACTTCCGCTGGACGGGTTCCCTCTGACTCTGGCTATAGAATTTATGTTGACCAACTAATAAAGCCTTCTGAGGTATTGGGGAGACAGGTAGAGGAATTATTTACAAAAAATCTGAACTTAGAGGATGGGAGCTTCGAGGCTTTGCTACGAGGAGCAGCGCAAATTCTCACCACGCTCAGTGGTTATATTACCCTGATCACGATGCCTCAAAACCGTACTACTCACTTACGACATTTGCAGCTGGTGCAAGTTGAGCCAGGACGGGTGATGCTAATCGTGGTGACAGATGCTTATGAGACGACTAGCGTTTTGATGGAGTTACCGCCGCTGGCTTCAGAGGATACCGAACCCGATACAGAAATTGTAGAGCGGGAGTTGCAGATTTTATCGAACTTTTTGAATAGCCAGTTGCGAGGGCGATCGCTTGTTGAATTAGTTGCCCTAGACTGGAGTGAGTTAGGTCGGGAATTCCAAAGGTATGCGGATACTTTGCGAAGTTTAGTCTCTGACTTGATCCGTCGCACCACAAAACCCGCCTCAACCCAAATTATGATTCGCGGTGTTGCGGAGGTGTTACGTCAGCCAGAATTTTCTGAGTTGCAGCAAATCCAAATGTTAATGCACCTATTGGAAGAGGAACAAGACAAGCTTGGGCCTTTAATCTTTGAATTACCTACACCAGAGATTCAAGGAGTGACAAATCTGCCACAAGGTTCGCGAGTGACAGTAAGAATTGGTTCCGAAAATCCCTTAGAACCGATGCGTACTTGTACGCTAATTTCTGCAACCTACCGACAAGGTTCCGTTCCGGTAGGAAGTGTGGGAGTTTTGGGGCCAACTCGGATGGTATACGAAAATGCGATCGCGCTCGTTGAAGCCGCCGCCGATTATCTTTCCGATGCCCTTACTCAAACCGCTTAA
- a CDS encoding DUF2834 domain-containing protein, with amino-acid sequence MTRKIGFWLLWVGLVSYAFVLAPPNQPDTFELIKNLSTGQWTGINPLIIALFNIMGVWPMIYGCLLFIDGRGQNIPAWPFATFSFGVGAFALLPYLAMREPNTQFSWQKNLFLKILDSRWLGLMLTIGSVILASYGLLGADWADYVQQFQTSRFIHVMSLDFCLLCLIFPALLGDDMARRGINNPALFWTVALIPLFGPLAYLCLRPPLPESTAEVVSKQQPVSNVSR; translated from the coding sequence ATGACTAGAAAAATAGGCTTTTGGTTGCTATGGGTAGGATTAGTTAGCTACGCCTTTGTATTAGCGCCTCCTAATCAACCAGACACGTTTGAACTGATTAAAAATCTGTCAACAGGTCAATGGACAGGCATCAACCCTTTGATTATTGCCCTATTTAATATCATGGGTGTCTGGCCTATGATTTACGGTTGCCTGTTATTTATAGACGGCAGAGGGCAAAACATACCAGCTTGGCCTTTTGCAACATTCTCCTTTGGAGTAGGAGCCTTTGCTTTATTACCTTATTTGGCAATGCGCGAACCGAATACACAATTTTCATGGCAAAAAAATCTATTTTTGAAAATACTTGATTCTCGCTGGCTCGGACTTATGCTAACAATTGGCAGCGTTATTTTGGCTAGTTACGGCTTACTAGGAGCAGATTGGGCAGATTATGTTCAACAGTTCCAGACGAGTCGTTTTATTCATGTTATGAGTCTGGATTTTTGTCTATTGTGCTTAATATTTCCTGCCCTACTAGGAGATGATATGGCACGGCGAGGAATCAACAATCCTGCACTTTTTTGGACTGTGGCGCTGATTCCGCTTTTTGGCCCTTTGGCATATCTTTGCCTGCGCCCGCCCTTACCAGAATCTACTGCCGAGGTGGTATCGAAACAGCAGCCTGTCTCAAACGTAAGTAGGTAG
- a CDS encoding DUF2834 domain-containing protein, protein MARKVVLFLIWVTFVAYTIWLAPLDQPDTLPLVKNLLTFQLEEVNPILTSIFWLMGVWPMIYACLMFADGKMQNFRVWPYFIGSNGIGVICLIPYLILRKSNQDFDSRKDYLLKILDSRLTGIFLVLSTIGLLSYAIVAGDWADYIQQFQTRTFVHLISLDFCLMCLTFPLTSLFDDDMARRGLKDSRIFWAVALVPLFGPLTYLCLRPLLPENSRVELPGVTKKASPISHLKPLA, encoded by the coding sequence ATGGCCAGAAAAGTTGTATTGTTCCTAATCTGGGTGACATTTGTTGCCTATACCATTTGGTTGGCTCCTCTAGATCAACCAGACACACTGCCACTGGTTAAAAACCTGTTAACATTTCAGTTGGAAGAAGTTAACCCCATTCTAACGAGCATATTTTGGCTAATGGGTGTTTGGCCCATGATTTACGCCTGCCTGATGTTTGCTGATGGCAAAATGCAAAATTTTCGTGTTTGGCCTTATTTTATTGGGTCGAATGGAATAGGAGTAATTTGCCTCATACCCTATTTAATCTTGCGGAAATCAAATCAAGATTTTGATAGTAGAAAAGATTATTTACTGAAAATTTTAGATTCTCGTTTAACAGGAATTTTTCTAGTTTTAAGTACGATTGGCTTACTTTCCTACGCCATAGTAGCAGGAGATTGGGCAGATTATATTCAACAGTTCCAAACCCGTACCTTTGTTCACCTGATCAGCTTAGATTTTTGCCTGATGTGCCTAACCTTTCCTTTGACATCCTTATTTGATGATGATATGGCACGTCGAGGTTTGAAAGATTCCCGAATTTTTTGGGCTGTAGCGTTGGTGCCACTTTTCGGACCTTTAACTTATCTTTGCCTGCGTCCATTGTTACCAGAAAACAGTAGGGTGGAATTGCCTGGGGTCACAAAGAAGGCATCGCCTATTAGCCATTTAAAGCCTCTAGCTTGA
- a CDS encoding CPXCG motif-containing cysteine-rich protein → MQNTSEFYCAFCGEPNVTFIDLSAGGQQSYIEDCQVCCRPNILYVRVDEDTLDIEIDSEYEG, encoded by the coding sequence ATGCAAAATACATCTGAGTTTTACTGCGCCTTTTGCGGCGAACCAAATGTTACTTTTATTGACCTTAGTGCGGGTGGACAACAGTCTTACATAGAAGATTGTCAAGTCTGCTGTCGCCCAAATATTTTGTATGTGCGAGTTGATGAAGACACGCTGGATATAGAAATTGATAGCGAATACGAAGGTTGA
- a CDS encoding RNA-guided endonuclease InsQ/TnpB family protein: MRTAYQYKLRPTKQQAAEIDRWLSMLCSQYNYLLADRFNWYEQNCSPVNACPLVCHLPELRDKPDYFSQKRALPQLKKTHPWYSEIYSSVLQDVVKRVKITFDRFLKGDSNGKRSGKPRFKPRDRYRTFTYPEIKQNCLQVTGKKSSILLPKLGTIKVVLHRPILDGFKIKTASVTKKADGYYLTLSLEDPTVPEIKPDFNPNKIIGIDVGLKEFLTTSEGEAVAIPQHYRKTQKRLRVIQKRVSRRKKGSNHRQKAVKQLGRQHKKVADKRKDFHFKTANRLLSKHDVVAHEDLNVKGLARTRLAKSVLDAGWSSFLSILATKAENAGLLVVPVSAHNTSQNCSNCGEKVPKKLHVRWHDCPDCGCSLDRDHNAAINIKNRAEGHPVLKAQRLLSNSRIGCEASAHFNKDRAHGDVTSGELTINNRKQIER; encoded by the coding sequence ATGAGAACTGCTTACCAGTACAAACTACGTCCAACCAAACAGCAGGCAGCAGAGATTGATAGATGGCTATCGATGCTCTGTAGCCAGTACAACTATTTGTTGGCGGATAGGTTTAATTGGTACGAGCAAAATTGCTCTCCTGTGAACGCTTGCCCCCTTGTGTGCCACTTGCCGGAGCTTCGCGACAAGCCTGATTATTTTTCACAGAAGCGGGCATTACCGCAGCTCAAAAAAACGCATCCTTGGTACTCTGAAATTTATTCCAGTGTTCTCCAGGATGTCGTTAAGCGAGTCAAAATAACGTTTGACCGATTCCTTAAGGGTGACAGCAACGGTAAACGTAGCGGCAAGCCAAGGTTTAAACCTCGTGATCGTTACCGCACGTTTACTTATCCTGAGATAAAGCAAAATTGCTTACAAGTAACAGGAAAAAAGAGTTCAATTCTCCTGCCAAAGCTCGGAACAATCAAGGTCGTCTTGCATCGCCCTATCCTTGACGGATTCAAAATCAAAACGGCATCTGTCACAAAAAAGGCTGATGGTTATTACTTAACGCTATCCCTTGAAGATCCAACAGTTCCAGAAATCAAGCCAGATTTCAATCCAAATAAAATAATTGGGATTGATGTTGGCTTAAAGGAATTCCTCACAACTTCCGAGGGTGAAGCTGTTGCCATTCCTCAGCATTACCGGAAAACTCAAAAACGTTTGCGAGTCATCCAGAAGCGGGTATCGCGCCGTAAAAAAGGCAGTAACCATAGACAAAAAGCAGTTAAACAGCTAGGGCGTCAACACAAGAAGGTTGCGGACAAGCGCAAAGACTTTCACTTCAAGACAGCCAATCGGCTGCTATCAAAACATGATGTAGTTGCTCACGAAGATTTAAATGTAAAAGGTTTGGCTCGTACCCGACTGGCTAAATCTGTGTTAGATGCTGGGTGGTCAAGCTTTCTGTCGATACTAGCAACTAAAGCCGAAAATGCTGGGTTGCTAGTTGTGCCAGTCAGTGCCCATAACACATCACAGAATTGCTCCAATTGTGGCGAGAAAGTTCCGAAAAAGCTGCACGTTCGTTGGCATGACTGCCCTGATTGTGGGTGCAGTCTTGACCGTGACCACAATGCAGCTATCAACATCAAAAATAGGGCTGAGGGTCATCCAGTCCTTAAAGCGCAACGCCTCCTAAGCAATAGCCGGATTGGTTGCGAAGCCAGCGCTCATTTTAATAAAGATAGGGCGCATGGAGATGTCACTTCTGGGGAATTAACTATAAACAACCGAAAACAGATAGAGCGGTAG